From the genome of Podospora bellae-mahoneyi strain CBS 112042 chromosome 2, whole genome shotgun sequence:
AGGCCGTAGCTCCGCGCATCAGCGGGATGTCTCAAGAGCAGGTTTGCCTCGACTGTGTCCGACCCCAAATCCTGCAGATTGTaagccttgagcttctcaccCAGCCCGATGCCGCGACCCTCCTGCCGCAGATAGATGATGATGCCTCCTGCTTTGTTTGAAGGCAGAGACATGAGCCGCGCAGCCTCGTCGAGCTGCTCGCCACAGTCACAGCGCGCAGACCAAACAGTTTCGCCTGTGTAACACTCGCTGTGTATCCTGACCAGAGGTGGTTGGCTCTTGTCAGCCTCTTCTGGTTCTTGTCTCTCTGTTGCCGAGCCATCAGCCTTTTCCAGGCTTGTCGTTCTCCCTGGGTACAGTCTGCCCGTGTATGCGCCCCGCACAAGGCGATCCATCTCGGTCTCGCCCTCGCGTACGGCATCGAGTGACTTGCTGCGGATCGTGTTTCCAAACACGATGGCCAAATGTTCCTTGTTGTCCACATTGTTGGTGTAGAGGTGGAGAAACATCTCGGCGCCTGTGGTGGTCGGGATACGCGCGCGGACAATGCATTCTACCTGAGGGAGTTGCTCGAGGAGTCGTGGGTGTTTGGATCCACAACCGCCGGAGGGAACCGAACTGTCGACTGGGACGCCGCGCGGTTCTGAGAGCAATAGGCTGGACGGAGTAGCGGTCCCTGGGGTGGCGGGAGGTGTGAAGGCTGGCGACAGCAGCGAACTGGGCGGCGGCGCATTTGATGGTGTCCCTGCGCCATCATTGCGGTCGCCGTTGCTGTCATTATCATTACTACTGCTGTCTCCGTCCTTGGGCGTGGGCGGTGATGTGGCAGAAGTGCCGACTGCGGGGTcggaagaaaaggagaagtCGGGGTGCGACACATCGACATCACCTTGCGATGAGTGCTGGGCGTCTGTTGGGGGAGAGTAGAAGGAGGGCAACTGGCTGGTCGTCCTCTCGGCGTGGTGTTGCCATTCGTCTGGTTGCTGGCCGGGCATTGCGACGGGACTGGAatgggatggaggggctgGCACGCGTGTGTGGCTGTCGGTGGCCGGTGACGGGTGGTGCAAGGCAACGCAAGGCAACGCAAGGCTATCCGCAATCACAGGCTCGGGCCGTCGGTTCCAGGGCACGTCTGGGTCGGTCTGTAGGTAGGGTAAAGAAGGTTGCAAGGGGGTCAATGGCGGTCAATGACACAATGAATGGTGAGAATCAATCAGTCAACACAAGACTCGAGCCCTTTTTGCTAGTTTCAAAAGATGACAGCTTCAACCGGGCCGGCAGGCGATTCCAAAGCGATTCACGGCCTTTGGGGAAGCATTAGTCATGTGCTGCCCGCATCGCCTCGGTGCTTTGGAGTTCGGCAGGCGGCGAGACAACTTCCCCATACTTCGCGGGGTTCGGCCCCactcctctccatctttcTTCAAACTTGACAGTTGACACTGCCATTGGATTTTTGGCGACAGCGACAATTCATTGTCTATCTCGTACCTGGGTAACCTGGATATGTTGAGCTTGCAGAAAGACCCCTTTCAAAATACAATATCACCGATTATTAAACATTGCATTTGTACAGATGGCAtattcatcatcaacttaCAACCGAGCATCTCCGATGGGCGATTGATTGATAAGCTGTGTCTTATCACAATCCtgttcatcatcttccacccAGTCACGCCAGTCAACTCAGGCCGATGCAGGAACACATCTTGGCTTGCCCGGCTGGGGCCAACTGTTCTCCAAAATTAGCATGCTAAAGGCTGATGCAGAACGCCCATTTCGATGCCAGCACTCACACGCAGCGGAGGCCGACATGTATTCTTCCGAGATGTCGTCAGTTCGGTTCAAGTGCGGCTCTTCAGTGCCCAGACAAGGCACTATATTGCGCCAGGCACCGCGAGGTAGCGCGTGGCATGTCGAGAGCTCGAGAAAGGTCCAGCGAGgtcctcatcaaccctcaAGCATCTCGTCCGGGCTGGGCTCCCGATCCAATATATCTGCGTGTCCTTGGAAAGAGGTTCCCTTGACCGCTGGGAAATTGGTCAATGCAGCTTGAGGTCTTGTCGCTACCGTGAGCCCACATGGGCAACACCGTCTCCCATCACGCAATGTTTCTGTGTTTCCTCTTTGGGACGTGGAGGAAACGGATCTTCGGGAGGGCAACCGGGAGCCGCACCCCAGGCCAAGACCTTAGCCTACCAGCGCGATGTGTCGTTCCGAGTGGGCCATCGCCCACTCTGTCCATGGTGCCGGCACGACGTCTCCTTCGACGCCGGGAAACCCGTCGACATCCTGGCCGTTGCAACTTGGCTAACGGAGACAGTGGGCTGTCATGGCGAACCGATTCGGAAGGGAAACCTGGGGGAGCGAGCCAGGTGAACTGGTATAAGAGGCAtccgacgacgacctcgagATGGGGGAGTCTTTCTTGCTTCTTCAGCCAGCCTCTCCAGCTCTGTCTCCCACTccatccagcttcttcttggacctaccatcaccatgcGTGCCGACGTCTTGATTGCCGCTCTGGCCACCGGCGCCCTCGTGGCTGCCGTCCCTACCTCCCCCAAGAagcccacccctcccaaggGCGacgtctccaacccctttGTTGGCAAGACCCAGTTCGTCAACCCCGAGTGGTCCAACAAGCTCACTCAGACCTACAAGAGCTTCCTGAAGAAGGGCGATGTCAAGAACGCTTTCCGCACCCTTCAGGCCCAAAAGGTCAGCACCTTCGTCTGGGTCTCCCGTCTCTCTGAGCTCTCCAGAATCGATGAGGCCATCGCCACCGCCCGCCGTGTCCAGAAGACGACCGGCAAGAAGCAGATCGTCGGTCTCGTCCTTTACAACCTCCCCGACAGAGATTGCTCCGCTGGCGAGTCCGCCGGTGAGCTCTTGAGCGGCGAGAACGGCTTTGAGCGCTACAAGGAGGAGTTCGTCAAGCCCTACGCCCAAAaggtcgccgccgccaaggaCCTCGAGTTCGCCATTGTCCTCGAGCCCGATTCGCTCGGAAACCTGGTCACCAACCTCAATATCCCCCTCTGCGCCGGTGCCGTTGACACCTACCGTGATGGCATCGCCCATGCCATcacccagctccagcagGACCACGTCCACCTCTACATTGACGCCGCCCACGGTGGCTGGCTCGGGTGGAACGACAACCTTCCCCTCGCTGCCGATGAGTTCGCCGAGGTCTTGAAGAGAGCCGACGAGGCTTccggcaagaagaacaaaatTCGTGGTTTCGCCACCAACGTCTCCAACTACAACCCCCTTCACGCCGTCGTCCGTGAGAACTACACCGAGTGGAGCAACAGCTGGGATGAGAGCCACTATGCCTCCAGCCTGGCCCCCCATCTCGAGGAGCGCGGCCTTCCTGCTCACTTCATTGTTGACCAGGGCCGTGTCGCCAACCCTGGTGCCCGCAAGGAGTGGTATGTTTCCCCTGGCATTTCTTTCGATGGACCTCAAGCTAACAGTTTACGTGTAATAGGGGTGAGTGGTGCAACGTTGCCCCCTCCGGATTCGGACCCgctccctccaccaacaccaacaacaccgtcGTTGACGCCATTGTCTGGATCAAGCCCGGCGGTGAGTCTGATGGCGAGTGCGGCTACTTCAACGCTCCCCGCGCCGGCCACTGGCACGACGAGTTTGCCCAGCAGCTCGTCCAGAACGCCCATCCTTCCGTTTATGAGAACTGGTGGAAGTTCTGGTAAATACAAAAAGTATTTATCAACTAGGCGGATGGAGTAGGGTGTTTTAGAATTCTTGTACATACTTAATTATTTGCCTTGTCTATACAAACCAAGGTTAATCACAAGACCTTTTGTCAACTACTTCAGCTCCCTTTTGCTCTGTTTCATGGCGATCTAGTCTCCGGACATCCGAAGCGTGGTTATGGCTTGCTTTCAGCGTCTTGCTCAATATTTTACCCGCAATTGCTATAGTGTGGATTTCATGACACTGTTGACATACCCAGAACAGAGACAGTTCAAGTTTCTGTCCTTGCGGTCAACAACTCCAGTCCTAATTCCCGGGGAATTACGCAGACCTCAAACTTCGAAACGGACTTGGAAATTTGATGGCGTTTTAAGGTTGAGCGCCTTGTGGAATTTCCTCGCTGGTGCTGCAGTCAGGGCgtcatcctctccagcttcgAAACCGGTGGGCAAGCCCCCCTATATACACAAACCCGCCAGCCTTGCGCTgtgcttcttgttttctCCCCCTTTGCGCTCGCCAACCATCCAGTCGCACCCATGTCTCTCATTTAAACCACTTTGTCCTGGGTGACCCGACAGTCTTTTGTCAAATCCAAAACACAGCGGCCACCACCATTCTGCATCGTTCTTTGCCTGCAGACCACACGAACATAAGGCGATGAAACGAAGTATTGCCTGCCAGTGTCTGTTGGCAACAGGTCTGGTCATTGGAGAGGAAGTCTGTCTACCCGGGCCCACACACAACCACCCACGTCGATGACCTGCCGGAGCATCTCAAGCCCGGGGTCGCCcagcccaaacccaaacTTGGCTGCAGCGAAGTGTTGACAATCTACCATTTCAAAGATGTGTACCACTCGCTAAACCGAGAGCATCTCGCTCGCTATGCCACCATGCTCGAGTCGGCCAAAAACGGGGGGAACCTCTTGAAGGTTGAACTCCGGGGCAATCCTAaaaactcctccaccccgaTTGTGGTTCTCAGCAGTGGTGTCTTTGCCCCAGCTACCCCGAACGAGCAAGCAACTACAAATGCGGAGGGGATCGCGACTGTTTTATCACAGCTGCCCATTGATGTAGTGTGCTGCATCTCTGGCATGCCCCAACTCCCGTTGTCATTTCTGTGTGCCGTGTACTGACTGATATTAGATACCCCCAGCAGCTCCGCCAGAGAGCCTACCTTTCCCCCGTTTGGGCTGGCTTCTGCCTCTCCCAAACATCGCTCCTCAGAAGCACAGTCCTCCGAACTTTGCTTTCAAGACGCCGGTGTCTCCGCCCCCAAGACCAATCTCGTCGTGTCCCCCGCCGCGGCGCTGGTACCTCCTTCAGCCCAGGACGTTTTTGATATCCGGCAGCAGGGAAAGTACAAGATTGGCTTCTTTGGCATGGTTGGCATGGACTGGGATGTCCACTCCACCAATGTTTTGGATGATCTACATAAGGAGCACAAGGAGTTTCTTGTGAGTGAAGCAAATCCAGCGCAAAGGTGCTGAGGACAGAGTACAGGGTTGATCTTGTGGTTGCCGTGACGAATATGAGACTGGCGGAGGACCTCCTTCTTAGTGGTGCGACGCAGGAAAAGGGGCTCGAGAGGGTGGATTTTATCTTTGGAGGTTATGACCGTGAGGCCGTGGGGACTTTTTACCCTGAGCTTGTGATGCAGTCCCAGCACAGCGAGGGGGAAAGCAAGGGTAAGGTGGGTAGTGGTCGATACGAGGTCACCAGTCCAGAGATCAGGGTCGTCAAAAGCGGCGCGGCGTGGGAAGGGTTGAGTGTGTTGTAGATGTGCGTCAaaaaggagggcgaggactTGCCGGAGCTGGACAGTGTCAAAGGTAGGCGTCGTATCTTGTCCTTGTTGCCTTGGGGTCTCCTTGCAAAGACTGACAGGTGGCTGTGTTTCTTTCAGTGACGCAATTCCATCACCTTGAACGCTACCCACCTTTTGcatctctttctccctcGGTCCGCATGCTCAAGACAATTGACACTGTCACTCCTGACCTCGCCAGCTTGACCACCAAGCCCCTTTTCGTCTCTCGCTCCAGGATCAACGCTAAGGAGGCAGCTGTCCGGCATTCTGAGACCAAGCTTGGCAATTTCATTGCCGATTCCATGATGGCGTACTACGACGCTGACATAGCCCTGCTCCCGTCTGGTGCCCTAAGATGTGATCGGATTCTTGGATCCGCATCCGAGGAGCAGCGACAGTTCGAAGTGATCGGGGCTGACATCATTGATTGCTTGCCGTTCCAGAACCAGCTTGTATTGAAGCTGATCACCGGGAAGCCGATGAGAGCTGCGTTGGATAACTCCGTGTTCGAGAGGCACGCCGatggccgccttcttcagATAGGAGGCTTGAGGGTGAATGCCTCACTGGCGAGGCCCGAAGGGGTCAGAATTGTCTCTGCGAAATGGGTTCTCCAAGAGCATGTCAATGGCACGCGGATTGAAGAGCATATTCGTGATGAGAAATATTACACCGTTGCCATGACTGAGTGGTTGGCCAACGGCTGGGGAGGTTTCTCTATGCTCCGCAAGGGACAATTGGTGTGAGAGGGTGAAGCGCAAGGCATGACCGACACCGACCTCTTTTTCAAGACTTTTGGGGAGTGGTCAGACATCGGCAACGCGTTTATTTCATGGTCACCGGGAACAGAAAGAAGAATCAGGCCCCGGTGGCTGTGAAAAAGTACCTGAACAATCCGTATCTGAGCAGTCGGAACTCCGGTCTTTGGGCCGTCAGGTATAAGATGGTGCTTGGCAAAGACGATGAAAAGGGGGTCCCCATTGTCTCACCAAAAGTTGATGGAAGAATCCATTTCACAAAGAACCTGAAAATCTCGAGAAATTCGCAGAGAGGGGTTCCTAGATAGATAGGCGGGTCTGCACGACCCTAGAGCTTTATAGACTGAATATAAGCGAACTAGATTGCCTAGCTCGTAGCCTGATGATGGACAAGCTCGAGCAATGTTGTTGTCCTGAAGAGACACTGTCCTGTCCCTGCGCCTCAGCTATGCCCGGATTGTCAGCTTCCTGGTCCTCGAGATTCCCAGGCAGGTATTTGCTCGTGTGTGATGCAATGCCGTCTATGATTTCCCAGCCTAGACCACCATGCTTCACCTTCTTATTCTGTATGTACACTGCAAGCCCGTCTTGTGATTCATGTGCTCGCCCGTTGGTTTCCCCGCCGTCTTCCACCGCTCTAGTTACTCCGCGCACCTCCCTTGGCCTCTCTGAGCTCgtccatcttggccacccGCTTCTTGAACTCGACGTACTGGCACTTTTCGTAGCTGTGTCTCTCGTCCTGTGGTGTGGTCAGCATTGTCAACTACCCCGCGATGAGAGCGGTTCGGGGGCCAGTCGGTTGACAGGGACGCTGGGGTGGAATCCGTACGTTGCACTTCCAGGGAAGGTAGTATGTGTCCTGGCGACAGCGGTTGAGGGGGATCAAGAGGTGGCCGCAGCTGTCGCGGTACGCCATGGGGAGTTTGGCATCACGCATCTCCTCGCGGGTCGCCTCTGTGTGCTCGTTACGTTAGCCAATATGACGGAGATAATAGGTTGCGAATGGGGGAAGAAACATACGCCGCGGGATCTCGGAAGCCGTGCCTGTCGCCATTTTTGCTGCAATTGAGGCGGGCTAGCGTCGACAATTGCGAGGGGGGTtcgaggtggtgatgcttgCGCTTCTGTTCTCGGAGCTCTGGCTACTGTCGCTGAGAAGCCAGTGGAGCTCCCACCTTGAGGTGGTCAGTGCTGACTGCCACTGTAAGTCTGAGCAAGGATCAAGGCACGTGTGGAATCACGTGAAGCCTATGGGTCGTTTTTTGTGCACGGGCCATTTCCCAGCTGTCgttccaaccaccaacactAGCCGACCAAGTCTTGTCTCCGGCTCGTCATCTACAAGACGAGGCTATCCAGCTCGGACATGGGCGGGTGCAACACAACTCGCCGAGCTCACTTAGCCGGAATTCACTCACGGTCACCATCCCTTATTTCCAACCATACTGTTTGGTTTGAGTCGCTACCATGATTTCAACTCTGCACAGAACGCCCATTGCTATGCTCTTTCGGTTATTTTTGCATTTTCCAGAAAACCAAGATGCTCTCGGCCCTCACTACAAATGATCTGCTGATCAGCCTCACTTTATCTCGCATGCTGAGGCACCTCTGGGTTACCTCTCAGTTCCTGAACCGACCCTGTGAGTCTGCCTGTATTGACGGGTTGCTTGAAGCCGGTGGTGTAACTCCAGAAAGATAGACTGCAGCATGGAGGTATGGGTGTGTTTCGTTGCAatgctacctacctacatgcTGTTCTGTCAAGTGGCTCAAATATACACATCAGCAATGCCCCGAATCTTGtgactctctctctctctcttcatgTCCAGTCTTTTCACCTTTTGCTCTTGGGCTTCAAAATGAAGCCGTCTGTCCTTGCTTTGACCTTCCTAGGGCGTGTCGGTGCGTTGCTGCCCTTGCCTCCagccccccagcccaacatCGCAACACTCAGCCTAGACACCTTGATGGGCAGTGAAAGCAGGTTCAGCCAATTGATTGACCACTCTAACCCATCTTTGGGGACGTTCAGTCAGAGATACTGGTGGGATACCGCCTACTGGGATGGCCCGGGCTCTCCTGTatttccttccccttttcttgtcGCCTGAGGTCAATCACTAAAGTCACGTACAGGTGGTGGTATTTTCTCCAGGAGAGGCCAGCGCCGAATATTACAGCGGTTTCTTGACAAACCAGACCATAGTTGGTCTCTATGCCCAGGCCATTGGAGCTGCAATCCTCCTGATTGAACGTAAATTttcaaccctcccctcagGCACGAGATGGGTCACCGGCTAAAATGACACAAAAGACCGCTACTGGGGCGattcctctcccttctcccacctctccacgGTCAACCTGACGTACCTGACCCTCAACAATTCTGTCGCTGATTTTGCTCATTTCGCCCGCCAAGTTCAGCTTCCGTTTGATGAATCCGGTCGGTCCAACGCCCCCAAGGCTCCATGGATTTTTGTAGGAGGCTCCTACTCTGGCAATCTCGCCGCCTGGCTCGACCACCTGTCTCCCGGGACCTTTTGGGCCTACCATGCGAGCTCGGCACCCGTTCAAGCCATCCGACACTTCTGGGAATACTTCACACCTATCTGGGAGGGCATGCCGCGGAACTGTAGCAAAGATTTTGAGAAAATCACGGCTCATATCGACCAAGTTCTGGAACATGGCagtgaggaagaggtgaAAAGTCTGAAAGAAGGCTTTGGACTGGGGGACATCAAGGAGAAAGGAGATTTTGCGTCGTACGTCTCAGCTCATGGAGAAATCAGGAGACCTTGTGGCGCCTAACAAAGACAACCAGAGCGGTTGGGTTTGCGTTGGCAGAGTGGCAGTACATTTGTAGGTATTTCGCCATTGCGCTTGCTTGTGCCTACCTCACCTGGCCTCACTGACAATGGAACCCTAACAAAGCCATCACCTCTAGCTACCACCGCTTCTACCAAATGTGCGACACCATTCAGGGGGTTCGTCCCGTAGATCTTGACAGATGGGGCACTGAGCTGTGGTTCCCAAGCGGAGCTCCTACCTCCTCGCCGGCAAGCAACGGTGTTGGGCTGCAAAAAGCTCTGATCAACTACTCTGCCTGGTTCAAGCACGAATTCCTACCCGATGCCTGCAGCAACTATGGCTATGAAGATTGGGCCCAGGTCAACTCGACTGGCTGCTACGACACCTACAACGTGACCAGTCCGTTCTACACCGACTACTCGGTCAGCAACACCTTCAACAGGCAGTGGTTCTGGATGCTTTGCAATGAGCCCTTCTTTTACTGGCAGACAGGCGCACCAGCAGGGCAACCATCCATCATGTCTCGCCACGTTAGTCCCGAGTACTTTGAGCGTCAGTGCCGCCTGATGTTTCCAGACCAGGGGGACGCCAGGTCGGGTCTCTCACTGGGCAAGACAGAGGCCGACGTCAACCAACTGACCAGCGGCTGGTTCGTGAAAACAACTCGGTTAATATGGACGAACGGGTACGTCTTCCACAGAGTCAACTTCTTTCTTGTTTTGCTAACGCAGCGACAGAGAATTCGACCCCTGGCGCTCTGGATCTGTCTCGAGCATATCCCGACCTGGACGACCTCTGGAAAGTACGCCTGACGCGCCAGTGCATCTCATCCCCGGAGGCAGGCACTGCAACGATCTAGACACCAGAAGTGGAGAGCTTAATCAAGGGGTGCAGCGGGTGCAGCTAGAGTCAATCGCCAGGATGGTTGACTGGGTGAACGAGTTCTATgacgggaaggagggaagaaCCAGGGGCAACGGAGCCACACACATCCTCGGACGTCCTGTGTGAAAGACCGAGAGCTCCGTGATTCCCGGCTCGATCAACCATGATGTTTGCGAACTGTTAGCAAGTGACTTTGAGTTGCCCTTCCAGACAGCCGAACCAGCGATGTCTAGAAAATAGCCATCCATCCGGTCACACTCCGTCCTTGTGC
Proteins encoded in this window:
- a CDS encoding hypothetical protein (EggNog:ENOG503NZ56; COG:O; MEROPS:MER0093133), producing the protein MGVFRCNATYLHAVLSSGSNIHISNAPNLVTLSLSLHVQSFHLLLLGFKMKPSVLALTFLGRVGALLPLPPAPQPNIATLSLDTLMGSESRFSQLIDHSNPSLGTFSQRYWWDTAYWDGPGSPVVVFSPGEASAEYYSGFLTNQTIVGLYAQAIGAAILLIEHRYWGDSSPFSHLSTVNLTYLTLNNSVADFAHFARQVQLPFDESGRSNAPKAPWIFVGGSYSGNLAAWLDHLSPGTFWAYHASSAPVQAIRHFWEYFTPIWEGMPRNCSKDFEKITAHIDQVLEHGSEEEVKSLKEGFGLGDIKEKGDFASAVGFALAEWQYISITSSYHRFYQMCDTIQGVRPVDLDRWGTELWFPSGAPTSSPASNGVGLQKALINYSAWFKHEFLPDACSNYGYEDWAQVNSTGCYDTYNVTSPFYTDYSVSNTFNRQWFWMLCNEPFFYWQTGAPAGQPSIMSRHVSPEYFERQCRLMFPDQGDARSGLSLGKTEADVNQLTSGWFVKTTRLIWTNGEFDPWRSGSVSSISRPGRPLESTPDAPVHLIPGGRHCNDLDTRSGELNQGVQRVQLESIARMVDWVNEFYDGKEGRTRGNGATHILGRPV
- the RIB1 gene encoding GTP cyclohydrolase II (EggNog:ENOG503NXHB; COG:H; BUSCO:EOG09261UWT), giving the protein MPGQQPDEWQHHAERTTSQLPSFYSPPTDAQHSSQGDVDVSHPDFSFSSDPAVGTSATSPPTPKDGDSSSNDNDSNGDRNDGAGTPSNAPPPSSLLSPAFTPPATPGTATPSSLLLSEPRGVPVDSSVPSGGCGSKHPRLLEQLPQVECIVRARIPTTTGAEMFLHLYTNNVDNKEHLAIVFGNTIRSKSLDAVREGETEMDRLVRGAYTGRLYPGRTTSLEKADGSATERQEPEEADKSQPPLVRIHSECYTGETVWSARCDCGEQLDEAARLMSLPSNKAGGIIIYLRQEGRGIGLGEKLKAYNLQDLGSDTVEANLLLRHPADARSYGLATAMLLDLGQKEVRLLTNNPDKIRAVEGPNREVVVKERVAMVPLSWKGKGGFRAPEVEGYLKTKIEKMGHLLDPGALPR
- a CDS encoding hypothetical protein (EggNog:ENOG503NXY2; COG:F), whose amino-acid sequence is MLESAKNGGNLLKVELRGNPKNSSTPIVVLSSGVFAPATPNEQATTNAEGIATVLSQLPIDVVSSAREPTFPPFGLASASPKHRSSEAQSSELCFQDAGVSAPKTNLVVSPAAALVPPSAQDVFDIRQQGKYKIGFFGMVGMDWDVHSTNVLDDLHKEHKEVDLVVAVTNMRLAEDLLLSGATQEKGLERVDFIFGGYDREAVGTFYPELVMQSQHSEGESKGKMCVKKEGEDLPELDSVKVTQFHHLERYPPFASLSPSVRMLKTIDTVTPDLASLTTKPLFVSRSRINAKEAAVRHSETKLGNFIADSMMAYYDADIALLPSGALRCDRILGSASEEQRQFEVIGADIIDCLPFQNQLVLKLITGKPMRAALDNSVFERHADGRLLQIGGLRVNASLARPEGVRIVSAKWVLQEHVNGTRIEEHIRDEKYYTVAMTEWLANGWGGFSMLRKGQLV
- the CEL6B gene encoding 1,4-beta-D-glucan cellobiohydrolase cel6b (CAZy:GH6; COG:G; EggNog:ENOG503NYTF), with product MRADVLIAALATGALVAAVPTSPKKPTPPKGDVSNPFVGKTQFVNPEWSNKLTQTYKSFLKKGDVKNAFRTLQAQKVSTFVWVSRLSELSRIDEAIATARRVQKTTGKKQIVGLVLYNLPDRDCSAGESAGELLSGENGFERYKEEFVKPYAQKVAAAKDLEFAIVLEPDSLGNLVTNLNIPLCAGAVDTYRDGIAHAITQLQQDHVHLYIDAAHGGWLGWNDNLPLAADEFAEVLKRADEASGKKNKIRGFATNVSNYNPLHAVVRENYTEWSNSWDESHYASSLAPHLEERGLPAHFIVDQGRVANPGARKEWGEWCNVAPSGFGPAPSTNTNNTVVDAIVWIKPGGESDGECGYFNAPRAGHWHDEFAQQLVQNAHPSVYENWWKFW
- a CDS encoding hypothetical protein (EggNog:ENOG503P545; COG:C), translating into MATGTASEIPRQATREEMRDAKLPMAYRDSCGHLLIPLNRCRQDTYYLPWKCNDERHSYEKCQYVEFKKRVAKMDELREAKGGARSN